A segment of the Camelus ferus isolate YT-003-E chromosome 27, BCGSAC_Cfer_1.0, whole genome shotgun sequence genome:
AGGTTATTCCTGTGCTATTTAAACttatccaaaaaaggaaaaatgattgaAAATGCTCCAATCCATTTTACAAAGTTAACAGAAATCTTGATATAAAAACCTGGAAAATATAGTACCAACCAACATTacttatgaatacagatgcagtatttttcaacaaaatattgcAAACCAAATCCAGCTGAATATTAAAAAGACAGTATATCATGGCCAAGTACAGTTAAtgccaggaacacaaggatgattcaatattAGGAAACCTATTAATATGATTCATCATGTTAGCAGGTCAGAGGAGTAAAAGAGTATGATCATCTAGATAGCTTTGAAGAACGCTGATTGCCAAGCATGTTGGAAACTATGGCTTTAAACGTACACCATTGGCCACAGTTCAGTGGGGGAACACAGCACCCCAGGAGAGCAGAGCTACACTAGATGATGGCCAATCAGAATTTGGAAGTTGTGCTAGGAGTCTCATTTATcaaccccttccctccagccaaaTACCCGAGAAGGACACTACACATAAAAGTAGACAGAGAATGGGGTCTATTAACtagggcagtttttttttttatcaaactgTAAATACAGCCCATCAGTGGGCGATGAAATTAATTAGGTCTTAACCAGCCATTTTTTCATCAACTAATCGGGATGGAatggatataaaaacaaataccatagTGAACCACTCATAGAAAGAATAAGCATTGTTTCTTGAAAGTTTTGTTCCAGCAATGTGAACGCATACATACGTACATGCTAGAGTCATCATGCACATCCTCCTGTGGGTCAGTGTCGAAGAGTTGAAGTAACACTCAACTAGGGAGTTGAGAGCAATCAATTTCTAGACTGCTACTTGCTACAGACTAAGGTTTAGGGCTAGAGTTTTGAGTAAGATAGGAAGGAAGGTATCACAGCCTCCCTATCTAATATGAACGTCAATCTCATGAAGGACAGCTGGCTTTACAGCACGAAGTGGGACTTGGCTACAATTCCTCATTAGTGTTGACTCTTCCCAACTGAGTAATATTAGTTTATGCCAATGCTGTGAGTGTAGCAATTAAAGCATGCTCTCCAGAGCTATACTGCATCAATGAAAGGTCTGGCTTTGCCAGATTAgattaattattcaaaaatattcactCCCAGCCCTCACCCTGTACATACATACAGTCCCTATGGGAGAATACTTGCCCACTCCAATAACTCTGGACTTGGCCATATAACCTGGTATGTCCTCATAGTAGGAGAGGGTACTTCCCTGTCCCTTGACTGTGTCTTCAGCTATGTGAGTTGCTTCGGTCAATGAGATTTACAAAAATGACACAAGCAGAATGCATAACAAAGACCTTCATGCATTTGGAATTGCTCTCATGTGTCTCCTTCATCACCAAGAGAAGAATATAACCTGGTTAGCCTGCTAATCTGAGAAGGATGAGACTCACATGGAGCAGAGCCCCACTGAAAAGAGAATCCCTATCAGAACAGAACCCTCACAAGATCAATGCACACaaactttcaaaaatagaaacaaacataaataaaatgtgatcaaTGAACATGAATCTCTAGATAAATTACTCAGAAAAAGTCACAAGTAAACTATAGACAATCTgatctcacttttaaaaagttcaggaagaaatacaagagtttaaagaaaacattttaagacgACAGAAAACGTGAGCTCAGgaaaagaatggcaaaaataaaaaataaaaacattagagaTTTGaagaccacattaaaaaaaacctgtcctaaaacacacacaaacagagaCACTTACGAAGATAAGAACGTATTCACATCATATCCAGATGAAAATACGGAcattagaataaagaaaaaatcgtGTATGCATCAGGGGAGACACATGAGGCataataagggggaaaaaatcagattGGCCCCAGAGTTCTCTTCAGAAATACTCAATGCCAAAAAATTTAGAATCATAATTTACAAAGACCtgaagacagaatgagaaaagcTTTCTCTGAttgtattgttgaattttttctgttctttctaagAAACATTAACTATATGTATGTTGGATTTCCTTTGTTATTGTTTTCCCAtaatcatttgtttgtttgttttatatttcatcttACAGAATGCCCGTTCTATCTAGCATGTCCTCAGTGCTGATTCCATTGAGTTTACTATATTCTTGTTCCTAATGGGGTCAGCTGCTTGCTGAAGAGCAGCAGCACAAGGACAACAGGCCTGAGATCAGGGAATGAACTAGAGTGTCCACAGCTTCAACTCTGCATTGTTGTCTGGCTCATTCTCTCACTAAATatgctctttccttttctctagcgtcacctcttccttttattttcaacattcaaaaatcagtgagGTTCCCAAGGAACCCCCTTAATCCACCGCATTTTGCAAAGAGAAGAGCTGCTTTCCTCCCCCAACTCCGCCTTCGGCGGGCTCTCCCTGTACGAGGGTCTGCTGTGCACCCAGACGACAAAAATTCTGTGTCAACAGTTTTCCCCTTCAACTCTATGTCCCTTACCGTTTTGGGTGTCAACTAGGCCTCTTTGGAGAAAATGCTCATTTATTTTGAGTCCCATCCAGGCCCCCAATTTCACTCTTCTTACCAAAAGTTTATTAAGTAAGCACAAACTGTGACGGTCATTATCAGGGAAATCTCTGTCCTGCTCAGAATCCGGACACACGTGTCAGCCTGCAGGACCCTCTCCCACCCAGGTCTAGACCTCACAGTGCTCGGAGAAAGTACTTCATAGTTTGTGTTTGCGAACAGGCACCATTTCCTGCTTTCACTGGAgaacactttgttcttttttgtttgtttcatatagTTTTGAGGGAATGAACTCTTGTTACTCCTCCATTCTGCCATGGCCATTGAAACCAGTAGGATTTTCATCCTTGCAACTTGTCCAAACAATGTTAAAGACCTTCCAGACTAGTCAAAAGTATAACAATGAAGACAGAGGTCTTGCCTTAGTAGATGGTAAATACATTACAAAGCTACACAGTAACTTTAAAACAATGGTATTAGCGCAGGAAGAGAATGGGAGATACGTTGACTAAacccattataaaataaaaattttaatactgaaaaagaaatataagactAGAACATAGACTATATCTACTTACTCTCAGTATGAGGTTATTTCTAAGTGTGATGCAAAGCAAAGAATTCTTAAATTCAGAGACTCCTAGAGTAGACAACttaaaaatgttatatgtcagtatataaagaaaattaaattaaattattaatgataAAATTGGGAAATTATGTgctatatattaaagaaaaagactaatattctttatatataaagagcACATACAAATTAGTAAGAGATTctcaatagaaaaataggcaaaaatatgaatataaaatctTTCACACTATTTCTAATGCCTTACAGAGACCAAACACAAAAACAGTAATATAAATGGCCCAAAAGTGTTTTCAAGactctcactacaaaaaaaaaaaaaaaaaaaaaaaagaatctctcaCTACTAAAATTTCCTTAAATCTTATATTGGCCTTAAAACCGGCATAGCTTTTGACCTTAAAATTATGCTTcaacaaacacatttttctagaaatgtattcaaagaaaataatcacaagTGTGACCAAAGATGGATCTACAAGCATatttttatagcagcattatttgcaacagCAAAAAACTGATGAACTTAAATGGTCAGAAGTAAAGAATAGTTAATAAAATACAGCACACCAAATGATGCAATACTATGAagacattaaatattattataaataaaatatgcaatgGCATATAGAAATAGTCCTTATTGTTAAATCTTTACAAACTTATGATCAAAATATAGtgtaatcactttttaaaagatacatatatatgttaatattctAAGAATATTAATGACACCTACAACAAAATTCTAACAGCTGTTAGAAtgaaaggtgatttttttcatctttgtcctTTCCTGTGTTTTCCACATATTTAATACtgaatatgttttatgtttttaaatcgGGGGAAAATGGGAATTTCAAATGAGAGAGTAAAGAGAATTCAAAGAGTCCTTTAAtactataaatatgtttttattgacaAAATAGAGTTattcttccctttaaaatttttttcaaaataacatgctattatatttataaatgaaagctTGGAAAACAAATGCATTTCTGAGCATTTGACCACAATAATTTATAGCATTTATTGGCTGGAGCTGTTCAGTGCTGACAAATTCCAGAAAGTAATTGCATAAAATACTTGGAAAGGAAATTGCTTTATGCTTCCATGCTATTTATGGAAATTAGcatctttgtaaaaataaactgAGAGCAATCACAATCATAAACCTTGAAATGTGGTTTCCATAAGATGTTAATTTTGGTGCTTTAAGATCCATTAGCAATGCAGTGGGGAAACACTGCTTACTTTTTTCTGTTATGAAACAATTGCATATAATTGGTTttttcatcttgtatttttaatccctccctttctcctggcTGCATCCCTTTGAAGAACATATACACTGAAGTGTTCACTTTGCTCAGAAAAACCTTTCTAATGATCCTGTCTCCTTCTAAAGGGGTATtacatattttcttcattcagtgCCTCACCTTCTGCAATCCACAGCTCTCCCTGAAACTACTCCTTCAAACATAATCAATCTCACAAGATCAGGATGAATTTTCACCTTCACGTGTCCCTAAAACTTGTTCAAAACCTAAAGGAATCTTcaattcttccctctttctctctcgaTCCCACATAATCACTTGTCAAGTTCTATCCCTCAGGTTCTAAAACGGTGCCCATATTCACATCCTCTTGTCCATGACTAACTCCCCACCCATGCACCTTCGTGAACTGACTTGAAGTTACCATAACCAACTGCACAGTACCAGCAGCATCCCAAGTATCCTTGGGATGTTCTAGTGATCCAGTGGAGTATTAACGTAGTGCGTCCTGTCACCTTCTGGCCAAGGCCCACAGGACTCCATGCTGCCCGCCGGATCGACTCCTCTTTATCATTTACTTATTTAGCATGCTCGTCAAGGTCCTCCCCACAAGACAGATAGCCACAAACTCTCTTTGTTCATCCTTATTTCATACCCCATGCTGTCAGATATCCTACTCTTCAAACATAGGGTATCAACAGAAACAGAGAGGACAAAACAGATTTAAGACATATTTCTGACATGGAACAAATGGAAGTTAGTGGCCAAATGGGTAGAGGGCAGGGGCAACAGAGAAGAAGGCATCTAGAGTGACCCCAGGATTCTGTATCAAATGACCAGAAGATGGAGAATCCAGGCACTGAGACAGAGCTGGGTGGGCAGTGAGGACCTCCCTTTAGGAAGTATTGTGTTTGAGGCCCCCAGGGAATACGCTGGGGGAAGTAGGAAGCAGCTCACGGATGTGCTGATCTGCAGCTCAtggaagaggcagagaggcagacagaaacCTCTCAGGGATACCAGACCTCTTCCATTTTGTGACAATCAAGGTGAGAGTTCCCACTCATTCTCCCACTGGATTCTCCCGGGATCTATCTGACTCCTTACCTATCCAATAACTTCAGCAACTTGGTAATAAGGTGGAGTCTGCCTCCAGGACAAGCTTAGGTCTTTCTCTTCAGACTCCACCATCAGTGCCAACACAGTTTGCAGTATGCATCCAACTGGCAAACCTCCACCCAGAATAAAACAAGGCGAAGAGGAGGAAGGCCAAAGTGTCTATCAAATGTGTAGCAAAGCACAttcctttaaggaaaaattattttaaggaaatattcaAGTAAGTGAGAAAAACGTGAGCCTATAATGTTCACAGGCAGGTGGCAGCTAGCAAACACAAGCGAACAAACCatcctggaaacaacccaaatgcccaataaagaaataatgtatttaaacaaATGACTGTGTTCCTGTGTATCCAAAAGCACAATGAACACAGTCATTACAAATGAAAATGCAGTCATATATGTATTGACATTGGAAAGATGTTCATGATCTATAGACTGAAAAATGATGCATAAAACAGTATGTTTAGCATGATCCCATTTATcaaaacatatacataaatttatatcatatttatgCATAGAAAAAGTCTGGAAGATTACACATGAAAATGTGAGTAGTTGTTATCTGGGTGGTAATATTAAGGCAATtttttagattttgatttttcctttcatttatctatatcttctatttttctacaatttaaatgttttatttgcaCAATTTACCTGCTAGTGGTCAATGCCTCTAGACACAGAATGTCAAATGATGACAATGAGCTCAATCAACTGATTGTCATTCTCTTAAAAGTATTTCTTGGATAGGGAACAGCAGGAAAAGTGTCACAGAACTTGGCTGAAGAGTTCTGAGGAAGGATGATCAGAAGATCACGCATatgagaagaaagggagaaacatTAAAAggatgcaaaaaagaaaaaggtcctACCACAAATTAAATGATATCATAAGAAGTTATGGTAAAGGGTGAATCTAAGTGTTTACAGATCTCTAACCAATGCTCATGGAGGACTCAGTTCAAGAGGGAAGTGACAGCAGCCACCAACTCAGATTGAATCTGCCACTGggtcaggaggaggcaggggattTCTGTACCCACGACCACCCCTCAAGCGTGGGTTCTGCCTTCTGATTTAAAGGAGGTGGAGTGAAAGCGAAGGTTGGGGTTACTGCAGGTGGTATCACGGGGGGGAACTGCCATCAAGACCAGAGGCAACACCAAGGCAAGAGCTGCTAATACCAGAGTCTCCACCACGGTGACGGCCACTGAGACAAACATACCACCAAGACCAGAACCACCAAAATATCCAAAAGGACTGAAACCAGAACCACTCCCCACTCCCGACCCCAGAACTGATAAAACCAGAATGATTAAGatccaaaacaaaaccaaaaacaacgcCAAAGACAACCACTGAGACCAGAACCACCAAGAATGACCTAAAATGACAACGTTTAAAACATCACACCAGAACCACTGAAATCAGGATCACTGAAACCAGAACTACCACCAAGACGAGCACTGGCCCTAAGACTAAAGCCCCATTTTAGTATCCAGATAGTCAGTGGGACCCTTCCCATTGCAGTTTAGGGGCCAAAGCTAACAACGAAGAGGAGCTCAGTGCCCCACATTCTAAAGAGAGCTACCAACATAGGGGGACCTCTCTCTTAGAGCTCCCTGCAAAGGGACGTAAGTCCTGTTATCACCAGCCACCACCTCACTCCTTCCTCGATCTCTAAGGAGGACTGAGAtgcactgaagaaagaaaagaatcactcATAGAGCTCACGGATGCCTGCAAGGGGAGACGGGCAATCCACTCCCCAGATAGGCACCTGCTTAGCCTGGGTCCACTGATCTGTTCCTGTGCAGCAGACCAAGGAACAAAGaatggcagggaggaggcaggacagagaggaggcagcACTGGCGCACCCCATATCCCCACTGTCTGTATGACAAGGACGTGTGCGTTTCCTCCGGATCAAGTGGACAACACCAAAGGGAGTTGGGTTTGACTCTTCCTGCTAGTGCTTTACCCAGCGGAGCTGCCTGCTGGGCAAGAAGATCCCAGCAGCACGAGGCAAGTCAGAGCTGGACCTCCTGCCTCGGGACAGGAAGGTCCCACAGCGCCCTCTGACGAACTCACATGTGCTACCCAGATGGCGGAAAGTCAGTGAGAGCCAGAGAGGAGAGACGGTGGCACCACCAGAGAGGGGCATCCAGTTCAGCCCAGAGCTGTTGGcccttcccctccatccctctccttaTTTCCAACCCCTGGGAGCTGGACCCGGAATAACTAAAAGGAAGACGGATCCTCACCACTGGTCAAGGTGAGAAGAGAACGGACCGTGGTGTGGCCCTCTCCAGGTACCTGGAGCCGTGTGGCAAGCCTagaccagagagaagggagatgagACTGAAATCAAGTGGGAAATGGACTGGCCTCTCAATAAATGAGAGTGACTCTGCCCCAGGCCACGTGCAGGCATGGAAACGGAATGGATTTGGCAAAACTGGCCCCACAGTCACAGCCCACTGAGTTGAGACTTCTCGGTGACGAAGGCTGGAagggagctggagcagcagcagctgccttCGCAGGGGAGGCCAGGGTCCCTCAGGAGCAGGCCCAGAGCAACAGGAAGCTGCCAGGGCCGGGGTGTGGCAGGAAGCGGGGAGGCCTCTCCAGCTGTCCGCGTGAGGGAACAGCCAGCTCCTCCAGAAATGGTCAAGAACGAGTTAGAAAAACACAAGGCTGCCGACCTCATGGCTTGCTCTGCAATCTATCACAATTACTTGTGGTCAGTGAACataaaagtttcagttttaactgatttaataaagaaaatctagtttttattaaattagCTGGCACATCCCATGCTCCCTGTGGCCCATCCTCACGTGGCTATTAATTCCCCACCAGCCCTCTGGTGGCAGCACTTGTAAGACAAGGGGAGGGACTAGAGAACGCGGCAAGGGCCCCCAACGCCCAAATCCCACGATACCTGGGAGGGGCAGCTTTGAATCAAACCCAGGTTGACCCTGGGGAAATAACCAAGTGTCCAACCCATAAGCAGGGCCCCAAACCGACCTAGCCTTTACTAGAACATTCTCCCAGGATCAGTGATGGGACTGCCCTGGACAATCCCACCCACACCTGCAGGAACCTCCCATGAAAAGATCAGGTCccacctccttccagcccctgcagcATCTTCTGTCCTCAGCTGATGCCTCCTGAGTGCCCCCTACAGTTCCACAGCGGAATCACAGGCGCCTCCCCCATTTCAAGGGGTTATGACGGCAGCAACAGCGGAGAGCTAATATTTTTGGTACACTTGTTACAGGCCAGACagtttcgttttgttttgctttttacttttctaatCTTCGCAAGGGATTAACTCCTCCAAACAATTCAATGAAGTAGATACCCCCTGTCTGCAAACGtgaaaactgagatgcagagatgTTTGTATGACAGGCCAtgaagtggtggagctgggcttCCCACAGCTGATGCTGTGGATAATGAAGGCCGCTGGCCTGAAATCTCCTTTTACAACCTTCTGTGCGCACTGCCCCATACATGGAAACAACACTGCAGAGGCACAAAGATATGGAAAAATCCAAAAGAGGTCAGTGAGTGATTCAAGCTGGGCAAACACTGCCCTTGGCCAAAGGTCAACAGACTGCCTCAaagcacatttaaattttatagggTGGAAGAAGACAAAATGAAACCCTGCGCCTTGAAGCCTCAGCCCCACTTGATCAGGAACAAATCTCTGCAGATCTCATAGCCTGTTTCAGATCTGCTGATGGGATGGAGAAGCAAGTCTCCGCACTTTTGCCCCAATGCTACATCTCGCTGACCACAGAAACCTGAAAATCACcctgaaaatattaacatttgttcTAATAAAAGAGATCTACTAAACTGTGAATATGGGGTAGCATCAATAAAATGGATAATGGGGGAGAAGATGTACCTCACTAACCAGTTCTGCATGAGTCACAGAAACCATGGGGCACTGGAGCTGAAGAGGCCTTAGAAGCACTAAGTCCCAGAGAGTGAAATGAAAAGCAGAAGTCTGATTAATCTCTCCCAGGATGTATCTATTTACGTGTGCGTGCTCATCTAATAGATGTGAAAGCCCTTGTTAAGGGCCAGGCCCTTTGCCAAACCCCAAGAGTACAGAGGCCACCAAGCCATGTGATGAGAGGTTAAATGTGCAGGGAAGGGTTGCCTTCTATTAATTCACACAAGATACCGTATGGACTAGCATGTTCTAATTCACACCAGGTACTGTATGGGCTAGCAGCAACACTCGGGACACAGTACTGAAGGTGCTCTGCACCTTTAGATCTGGAGGTACAAACTGCTTGGCTGAATCCAGTCTACAAACATATTTGTTTGGCTTTCAATGCTTTAAAAACTGGGAGATATCACAGGAAGTTTGGATAACCAGCTATCTTGAAAAATAGGAAGATTTGGCAATCCTGGGTTTGCTTGTCACATGGCAATGATCACCTGCAGCTGAGTAGAGGCTGATCTTAAAAGATGGAGCATGTACCAGCAACTCTGCCACTGTCTCCACCATTCCCTATTGTCTCTCAGGCAACACTAGCTTCATTCCTTTGTTTGAGTCTGCTCTGTAGGTAAATGAGGATGCAATGCTTGAGCTGGGTCCCCCCTGACTGGTGGGAAAGACAGGAATCTAAAGAAAGGACTGCAAAACAGTGTGATATGTGTTGATTGAGGTAAACACAGAATACTTATTTAGTGGCTGAGCTATGGCCAGAACCTCAGCTCTGTTCATTCATTGCATCCTAGCCTCTAGCAGCAAAGTCTCTACCGGGCCCATGCAGACAGCCATTCTAGACTGAAAAGGCAGGATCCATCACAGCCCCACGTCATCACTGGTATATAGTATTCATAGTAGTATCAAGGTACAGGGGTATTAGGACTCAATGGATTGGAATATTCTTACAGCTAAGTCAACCAGAAGTACCATTTGCttaaagtaaaagacaaaattagatTCTCTTTGGTATAAGATTAACATTAATCATACCACATTTTAAGTGATCTCAAATAATGTTCCTAAGTAAACAGAAGGATGCCTACCATCCCTCTCGCCCTCCCTATTACCTGCAGGAGGGCAGTGTGCATGAAGACCATCCATCTCAGCAGCCACCAGGGGCTCTTCCAGGAAGCCATGGGATCTCACTTTTAACCTACAAAAGAGGGAACAGTTGGTTTCCAACCAGCTCTGGACCCAGCGGCAGCACCCATGACTTAGACCAATCAGAGGGAGGAACCCCGAACCCCACACAATGACTTGGAAAGGTTTGTGTTGGCCCAGGATGGAGCTACCTACCACAGGGTACAGACCATCTGGGGCTCTCTCTAGGAGGAGTCCACATCAAAGTCAGGCGGGCAGCTAGACCCGCTCCAGTGTGTAACCCACACCTCCAGCCCTCCAGAAGCTGAGGCATCTCTGCACCAGCCACTTCCCAACCCATCTGTCAACAGCAGGGTGTGGCTATTGGCATCTGACTCAGAAAGCCAGCATGGACCCAAGGGTTAGGGCACCTGCCAGCTTCTTTTACTTAAGGCAAAAATGAGTCCAAACCCAACTAAGCCagcccagagaaaggaagggaccTGCCTAAGTTCATACAGCAGGACAGTGACTATTTTTGGACTGGACCGCAGGTCGTCTGATAGTTCAAGGCTTTCCCAATGACCAAATGACAACATTAATCCTcagagccccagccctgcagccagagaggcCTGAGAGCTGCCTTGGGAGCGTCGGAGGGCACAGCCTCTGAGCCACCCTAGCAGAATCTCCTAAAAGTAGGTGAGGGCGAGCCAGCAGAGGCCCTCTGAGACCAGGAGGGCAGCGGGGCTGTTCTTCAGAGTTCTCCTGATGTTCTGCAGGGAAATGAGTATGAGTCGAGCCTGGAAAAGCCGAAAAGCCGAGGTCACCCTCGCCTCTCGCTTCGCCTCGCGGGCGCCTTGGCGGAGCCGGTGTCCGGGGGCGGGTCGGTGGCTTCTCTCCATCTGGAGAAAGCATTAAGGGCCTGGCCTAATGCGATCCGCAAATGTGCTGCTGTTTCCGACCTGAGGCGGCGACTCTGGGCTGAAGGGAGGCGGCCAGTGCGGGCCCTGGGACCGTGCGCCCCCCGGGCTTGCTCGCCCCAGCCGTCCCGGGGCGCGCTCCTCCGACCACCGGCCGCCTCGCGGTCCCCGCGCCCGCGCCCCCGCCGCGCCCCGGCCCCGCACTCCCACTTGCCGCTGCGGGCGCGTAGCTCAGCCCGTGGCGCCCTAGGCGCTCGCGACCCACTTGCCAAGCGGCCGGAACTTCCGACGCCCGAGACCACTAGCTGCTGTCAGCCCGCGTTCTACCTGAAAACCCTCAAACCTGAACGCGCTCGACCTGGCGGCGCCCCCACAGTTACGCGCCCCCGAATGCCTCTCCCGCAGTCCGCCAGGACCGCACGAAGCCGGCCCGGCCCGAGGTCTCCTAGCCGTGCGAGCGCCCCGGCCCTGGGGGCCGCCGGGGCCGCGTAGCGCCCCTCTGCTCGGAGGCCCACAGGCCGGTTCGGCTGGCTGCTGCTTCGTCTCCCTCCCCCGGCGAGCGCCTGCCCGCCCCCGGGCGCCGAGCTCCGAGCACCCACCTGGCGCCGCAGAAATGTCTGGGACGTGCAGCCCGGGCCGCGCGGGCTCGGCGCACGCTGAGGAGAGGCGGGCAGAAGCCGCCTCGTCAACACCTCGTGCGGAACCCGGGACCGGGACCTTCCCCGACGCCGGCCTCCAGCCCGCGGCGCCGCAGTCGCCGACGCCTCCGAGAAGTTAAATGGGGCTGGGACGGGGGCTGCCCCGCCTCTCCCGCCCCCTCCGGGCGTGCGGAGCGCGGCGCTGGCCGGGACCCAGAGGCGGAGGGCGCGCGCCGCCACCTGCACCGCCCGGCAAGTGCACGGCGCGCCCGGGCGCCCGCCCGCCCTCGCCCGGACCCCGCGCCCTCCGCCCGTGCCGGGGGCAACAGGGGCACGAAGGGAGCGCGTGAAGGGCCGGCCCGGGCCGCTCGGAGCGCGCGGGGCCGCGGCGACGGCGAGACTCGGCTGGAACGTTCCTCCGCCCGCTTCCTGGAAGCCACTCCTCGCCCTGGGCCGGCCGCCAGGCGTGGTGCCAAGAGCCGGGATTGCCgacgccgccaccgccgccgccggcAGGCGCGCTGGGGAAATTCGGCCGCTGCGCCGCGAGCCAGCCGGGGCGCCCCGCCTCAGCCGGAGCCGGGAGCGGGGATGCCATcgccacccccaccacctccccgagcctccaccctcccttcccGGGCCCGGGCGCCGACTCTGCTAAGTCAGACCCAGCGGCCACACGGAGGTTTGCCCGGAACCGCTGGCTCGTGCCTGCGAGCCTCTGGCGCTCCGGGCCAGGCGTGACCAAAGTCAAAGTCGGAGACCAGTGGCCCCTCCCGGGCTGCCCAGGGTGGACCCGCGCAGGGGCCGGCGGACTCCCTTGAGCTCGCTCACCACCCAGACACTTGGCTGCCAGGAACCACGAGCGACCGACCGAGTAGCGGTGCCTCTAAAGCGGGAATTGGTGCCACTAACTATGAGCAGACCATGCTTAACAGAGAGCTAAGCAGCTGCCCAAATAATGGGGTGTCTAGGTCTGGGATTTAGGGTGGAAGTGCCAGGGACCGGGAGTGGGGTGAATTCCTCATGGACTTGGGGAAGTGAAGAGAAGCAAGGCAAAAGGCTTG
Coding sequences within it:
- the LOC116660159 gene encoding translation initiation factor IF-2-like gives rise to the protein MDPRGNEYESSLEKPKSRGHPRLSLRLAGALAEPVSGGGSVASLHLEKALRAWPNAIRKCAAVSDLRRRLWAEGRRPVRALGPCAPRACSPQPSRGALLRPPAASRSPRPRPRRAPAPHSHLPLRARSSARGALGARDPLAKRPELPTPETTSCCQPAFYLKTLKPERPCERPGPGGRRGRVAPLCSEAHRPVRLAAASSPSPGERLPAPGRRAPSTHLAPQKCLGRAARAARARRTLRRGGQKPPRQHLVRNPGPGPSPTPASSPRRRSRRRLREVKWGWDGGCPASPAPSGRAERGAGRDPEAEGARRHLHRPASARRARAPARPRPDPAPSARAGGNRGTKGAREGPARAARSARGRGDGETRLERSSARFLEATPRPGPAARRGAKSRDCRRRHRRRRQARWGNSAAAPRASRGAPPQPEPGAGMPSPPPPPPRASTLPSRARAPTLLSQTQRPHGGLPGTAGSCLRASGAPGQA